In Ancalomicrobiaceae bacterium S20, the following proteins share a genomic window:
- a CDS encoding aspartate/glutamate racemase family protein, with translation MAEPKRLGMLVPSSNTVVEPETARLLPPDGGVSVHVSRLKVVQLTADDGSLQQFELDRVLTAAELLADAKVDLILWNGTAASWLGFARDTAMVEAIERATGIPATTAIIALNDRLAALGARRIGLVTPYVEALERRIIAHYEAAGFTVAAAVRADLTENTDYAAIPPARIADMARAVARTPVDAILILCTNLAGAGIAPPLSAELGIPVLDSVVVALEHSLALLGGTKDKGTAREQA, from the coding sequence ATGGCTGAACCGAAGCGCCTCGGCATGCTGGTGCCGTCGTCGAACACGGTGGTCGAGCCGGAGACGGCCCGGCTCCTGCCGCCGGATGGTGGCGTCAGCGTGCATGTCTCGCGGCTCAAGGTCGTGCAGCTGACCGCCGACGACGGCTCGCTGCAACAGTTCGAGCTCGACCGCGTGCTGACCGCGGCGGAACTGCTGGCGGATGCCAAGGTCGATCTGATCCTGTGGAACGGCACGGCGGCGAGCTGGCTCGGCTTCGCCCGCGATACGGCCATGGTCGAGGCGATCGAGCGGGCGACCGGCATTCCCGCCACGACGGCGATCATCGCGCTCAACGACCGGCTCGCCGCGCTCGGCGCCAGGCGCATCGGGCTCGTCACACCTTATGTCGAGGCGCTCGAACGGCGGATCATCGCCCACTACGAGGCGGCCGGCTTCACCGTCGCGGCGGCCGTGCGGGCGGATCTGACCGAGAACACCGACTATGCGGCGATCCCGCCCGCGCGGATCGCCGATATGGCGCGTGCGGTGGCGCGAACGCCGGTCGATGCGATCCTGATCCTGTGCACCAATCTCGCCGGCGCCGGCATCGCCCCGCCGCTGTCGGCGGAACTCGGCATTCCCGTGCTCGACTCCGTCGTCGTGGCGCTCGAACACAGCCTCGCTCTCCTCGGCGGCACCAAGGACAAGGGGACGGCTCGTGAGCAGGCATGA
- a CDS encoding ABC transporter permease translates to MVAGGVTWGDRLAVAIGLAALFLIWQGGTMLFAVPDYILPRPLDIAAAIVERRDPITQALIVTGTETIAGFLIGAAVGVGLAVCLVLVPPLEPLLMPLAVAINAVPSVAFVPLALIWFGLGMGSKIAMAVLAVGFIVLLNALSGLKKPEQGHIDLMRSFGAGRIGILWRLRLPAAMPSIATGLRVGLGRSTIAVIVAEMLGAYDGIGQIVYQSTAQVDYLNVWAAVLAAMLGSLALYGCLVAIDRKLIWWR, encoded by the coding sequence ATGGTGGCGGGCGGAGTGACCTGGGGCGACCGGCTGGCCGTCGCGATCGGCCTGGCGGCGCTGTTCCTGATCTGGCAGGGCGGCACCATGCTGTTCGCCGTGCCCGACTACATCCTGCCGCGCCCGCTCGACATCGCCGCCGCGATCGTCGAGCGCCGCGATCCGATCACGCAGGCGCTCATCGTCACCGGGACCGAGACGATCGCCGGCTTCCTGATCGGCGCCGCCGTCGGCGTCGGCCTCGCGGTCTGCCTCGTGCTGGTCCCGCCGCTCGAGCCGCTGCTGATGCCGCTTGCGGTCGCGATCAACGCCGTGCCGTCGGTCGCCTTCGTGCCGCTGGCGCTGATCTGGTTCGGCCTCGGCATGGGTTCCAAGATCGCCATGGCCGTGCTGGCCGTCGGCTTCATCGTGCTCCTGAACGCGCTCTCCGGCCTGAAGAAGCCCGAACAGGGGCACATCGACCTGATGCGCTCGTTCGGCGCCGGGCGGATCGGCATCCTGTGGCGGTTGCGGCTGCCGGCGGCGATGCCGTCGATCGCCACGGGCCTGCGCGTCGGGCTCGGCCGCAGCACCATTGCGGTCATCGTCGCGGAGATGCTCGGCGCCTACGACGGCATCGGCCAGATCGTCTACCAGTCGACCGCGCAGGTCGACTACCTGAACGTCTGGGCCGCCGTTCTCGCCGCCATGCTGGGCAGCCTCGCCCTCTATGGCTGCCTCGTCGCAATCGATCGCAAGCTGATCTGGTGGAGATGA
- a CDS encoding amidase produces the protein MSALPSSSDIHPAEPLWAAPILALAPRIRDGALSPVTLTELMLDRIAAYDGRLHAYVAVAADGALKQARIAEAEIARGGWRGPLHGVPIAVKDVFYTQAIRTGLGSSIYAGWTPPYESTATARLAAAGAVMVGKLTCTEGVYAEHHPTIQEPLNPFGAAHWTGNSSSGSGVALTAGLTYGSLGTDTGGSIRLPSSCCGVVGIKPTWGRVSRHGVFPLADSLDHVGPMARTVADAALLLGLIAGADPADPTAAPVAVPDYLAEIDRGIAGLRVGVDLGFIAAKATAEVVASIEAVLATVASLGAEIVPVRFPDTDAILRGWAVQCAVEAARAHRDTYPARKSEYGPRLSALLERGHKVSGFDLADALAARRTFNGQMARLFADIDLLVVPGLPVAGPTLDFMGSLGEDPAAILAIGPFTAPFDVCGYPTVTLPCGESAAGIPIGFQFVARPFAESLVCRAGHAYQAVTTWHRRRPDLASLA, from the coding sequence ATGTCCGCACTGCCATCTTCCTCCGACATTCATCCAGCCGAGCCATTGTGGGCCGCCCCGATCCTGGCGCTGGCGCCGCGCATTCGCGACGGCGCTCTTTCGCCGGTGACGCTGACCGAGCTGATGCTCGATCGGATCGCGGCCTATGATGGGCGTCTGCATGCCTATGTCGCCGTGGCGGCCGATGGCGCGCTCAAGCAGGCGCGGATCGCGGAGGCTGAGATCGCGCGGGGCGGCTGGCGCGGGCCCCTGCACGGCGTGCCGATCGCGGTCAAGGACGTCTTCTATACCCAGGCGATCCGGACCGGGCTCGGCAGCTCGATCTACGCCGGCTGGACGCCGCCCTACGAGTCGACCGCGACGGCCCGGCTCGCCGCGGCCGGCGCCGTCATGGTCGGCAAGCTGACCTGCACCGAAGGCGTCTACGCCGAGCATCATCCGACGATCCAGGAGCCGCTCAATCCGTTCGGCGCGGCGCACTGGACGGGGAATTCCTCCAGCGGTTCGGGCGTGGCGCTGACCGCCGGGCTGACCTACGGCTCGCTCGGCACGGACACCGGTGGCTCGATCCGCCTGCCGTCCTCGTGCTGCGGCGTCGTCGGCATCAAGCCGACCTGGGGCCGCGTCAGCCGGCACGGCGTCTTCCCGCTCGCCGACTCGCTCGATCACGTCGGGCCGATGGCGCGCACCGTCGCCGACGCCGCTCTGCTGCTCGGCCTGATCGCCGGCGCGGACCCGGCCGATCCGACGGCGGCGCCGGTCGCCGTGCCGGACTACCTCGCCGAGATCGACCGCGGCATCGCGGGGCTCAGGGTCGGCGTCGACCTCGGCTTCATCGCGGCCAAGGCGACGGCCGAAGTGGTCGCGTCGATCGAGGCGGTGCTCGCGACCGTCGCCTCGCTCGGCGCGGAGATCGTACCCGTGCGCTTCCCCGACACCGACGCGATCCTGCGCGGCTGGGCCGTGCAATGCGCGGTCGAGGCGGCGCGGGCGCATCGGGACACCTATCCGGCCCGCAAGAGCGAATACGGCCCGCGCCTGTCGGCCCTCCTCGAGCGTGGTCACAAGGTCTCGGGTTTCGATCTCGCGGACGCGCTCGCCGCGCGGCGGACCTTCAACGGCCAGATGGCGCGGCTCTTCGCGGACATCGACCTTCTTGTCGTGCCGGGCTTGCCGGTCGCGGGGCCGACGCTCGACTTCATGGGCTCGCTCGGCGAAGACCCGGCCGCCATTCTCGCGATCGGCCCCTTCACCGCGCCCTTCGACGTCTGCGGCTATCCGACCGTCACGCTGCCCTGCGGCGAGAGCGCGGCCGGCATTCCGATCGGCTTCCAGTTCGTCGCCCGTCCCTTCGCCGAGAGCCTCGTCTGCCGGGCGGGGCATGCCTATCAGGCGGTGACCACCTGGCATCGGCGACGTCCCGATCTGGCGTCCCTGGCATGA
- a CDS encoding class II aldolase/adducin family protein has protein sequence MTIPFEAIANPEAHDEPTLRAQLAACFRLVAHFGMDDLIYNHISVRVPGSTEHFLINPYGLLFSEVTASCFVKIDLDGNKVEPSPHPVNQAGFVIHSAIHSAREDAVCVLHTHSEAATAVSALDVGLLPVSQFAMRYQGHMGLHDYEGVALDTDERSRLIADVGPHNVLVLRNHGVLTIGRTIPEAFILMYYFEKAARVQLLAQSAVAAGARLALPPTPVTEKTAQQFNDHHGDIRAAGSREWPAFIRLMDRIDPSYRD, from the coding sequence ATGACCATTCCGTTCGAGGCGATCGCCAATCCGGAGGCGCACGACGAGCCGACCCTGCGCGCACAACTGGCCGCCTGCTTCCGGCTCGTCGCGCATTTCGGCATGGACGACCTGATCTACAATCACATCTCGGTGCGCGTGCCCGGCTCGACCGAGCATTTCCTGATCAACCCCTACGGGCTCCTCTTCTCCGAGGTCACCGCCTCGTGCTTCGTCAAGATCGATCTCGATGGCAACAAGGTCGAGCCCTCGCCGCACCCGGTGAACCAGGCCGGATTCGTGATCCACAGCGCGATCCACTCGGCGCGCGAGGATGCCGTCTGCGTGCTGCACACCCACTCGGAGGCCGCGACCGCGGTCTCGGCGCTCGATGTCGGGCTCCTGCCGGTGAGTCAGTTCGCGATGCGCTATCAGGGCCACATGGGCCTGCACGACTATGAGGGCGTCGCCCTCGACACCGACGAGCGCAGCCGCCTCATTGCCGATGTCGGGCCGCACAATGTGCTCGTCCTGCGCAACCATGGCGTTCTGACCATCGGCCGCACGATTCCCGAGGCCTTCATTCTGATGTACTACTTCGAGAAGGCGGCGCGCGTGCAGTTGCTCGCCCAGTCGGCGGTCGCCGCCGGCGCCCGCCTCGCCCTGCCACCGACGCCCGTCACCGAGAAGACCGCCCAACAGTTCAACGATCACCACGGCGACATCCGCGCCGCCGGATCGCGCGAATGGCCGGCCTTCATCCGGCTGATGGATCGGATCGACCCGAGCTATCGCGACTGA
- a CDS encoding ABC transporter permease encodes MIRDALLRSPLPMLVIVGLSWWLLVPALKVEPRYLPPLAAVIADIRSVWPDLLAGFWRTFVETVVGFLFGAGAGVAAGIGFARWRWLERGIFPIFVALQSVPVIAFGAIVVIWFGNTLASKVVIALYLAFFPIAVNTLRGLQAVDPQRVALMRSFGASPRQMFFTLSLPTALPTIMIGLKIGLSLSLAGAIVGEWFGDTVGLGVMLLQALYFEQVPRLWGLILTCGALGTLLYGGAEWIERRFIWWRAE; translated from the coding sequence ATGATCCGCGACGCTCTCCTCCGTTCGCCCCTGCCCATGCTCGTGATCGTCGGGCTGTCGTGGTGGCTGCTCGTGCCGGCGCTGAAGGTCGAGCCGCGCTACCTGCCGCCGCTCGCCGCGGTGATCGCCGACATCCGCTCGGTCTGGCCCGATCTCCTGGCGGGGTTCTGGCGCACCTTCGTCGAGACGGTCGTCGGCTTCCTGTTCGGGGCCGGAGCCGGTGTCGCGGCCGGCATCGGTTTCGCCCGTTGGCGCTGGCTGGAACGCGGCATCTTCCCGATCTTCGTGGCGCTGCAGAGCGTCCCGGTCATCGCCTTCGGCGCGATCGTGGTGATCTGGTTCGGCAACACGCTCGCCTCGAAGGTCGTGATCGCGCTCTATCTGGCTTTCTTCCCGATCGCGGTGAACACGCTGCGTGGGCTCCAGGCGGTCGATCCGCAGCGCGTGGCGCTGATGCGGAGCTTCGGCGCCTCGCCTCGGCAGATGTTCTTCACGCTCAGCCTGCCGACGGCGCTGCCGACGATCATGATCGGCCTCAAGATCGGCCTGTCGCTGTCGCTCGCCGGCGCGATCGTCGGCGAATGGTTCGGCGACACGGTCGGGCTCGGCGTGATGCTGCTGCAGGCGCTCTACTTCGAGCAGGTGCCGCGGCTCTGGGGGCTGATCCTGACCTGCGGGGCGCTCGGCACCCTGCTCTATGGCGGCGCGGAATGGATCGAGCGGAGGTTCATATGGTGGCGGGCGGAGTGA
- a CDS encoding GntR family transcriptional regulator, whose product MVQGQDTAGETLEPSDEPTRARGTLSETLRAQLEEMIVDGRLKPGERLDEFELAQRFKVSRTPVREAVKALVAVGLIEVRPRQGLVVATISIPVLLEMFQMMASLEGLCAKLAARRATLAERATLREIHARLVAALADGDPARFYDINTEFHELIYDASHTQFIASQTRSLRRRVAAYRRYVTYQPGRMANTIVEHERILDALDRADAEAAFKAASEHVNLLGDDMADFIAAVPLAMFEEA is encoded by the coding sequence ATGGTGCAGGGGCAGGACACGGCAGGCGAGACCTTGGAGCCGAGCGACGAACCGACCCGGGCGCGAGGAACCCTTTCGGAGACGCTGCGCGCCCAGCTCGAGGAGATGATCGTCGACGGCCGGCTGAAGCCCGGCGAGCGGCTCGACGAGTTCGAACTCGCTCAGCGCTTCAAGGTCTCGCGGACGCCGGTGCGCGAGGCCGTGAAGGCATTGGTCGCGGTCGGACTGATCGAGGTCCGCCCGCGGCAGGGGCTCGTGGTCGCGACGATCTCGATCCCCGTGCTGCTCGAGATGTTCCAGATGATGGCGTCGCTCGAGGGGCTCTGCGCCAAGCTCGCGGCCCGGCGCGCAACGCTCGCCGAGCGCGCTACGCTGCGCGAGATCCACGCCCGGCTCGTCGCCGCGCTCGCCGATGGCGATCCGGCGCGCTTCTACGACATCAACACCGAGTTCCACGAACTCATCTACGACGCCTCGCACACGCAGTTCATCGCCAGCCAGACCCGCAGCCTCCGACGGCGCGTCGCCGCCTATCGGCGCTACGTGACCTATCAGCCCGGCCGCATGGCCAACACGATCGTCGAACACGAGCGCATCCTGGACGCCCTCGACCGCGCCGACGCCGAGGCCGCCTTCAAGGCCGCCAGCGAGCATGTCAACCTGCTCGGCGACGACATGGCCGACTTCATCGCCGCCGTGCCGCTGGCGATGTTCGAAGAGGCCTGA
- a CDS encoding cupin domain-containing protein, whose amino-acid sequence MDPATTPLMLARYVALAAADALTLRPVASGAIWYVIAGAGDMSVGGERFAFAAGDVMLTPGGVETVLAGGSSGALLWLVTDEPLYRFAGAVPDPRQTSVAPVHYPADEIARQLQKVVEAAQNATTSGIALIFSSDTLEAGRNILPTLTLSLNTVPPGEHQRAHEHNSAAITLILAGEGAYSMVGGERCDWSEHATLVTPATLPHSHHNPGEARAAFLIVQDGGLHYRARTMGFRFLEPSGQNT is encoded by the coding sequence GTGGACCCGGCGACCACGCCGCTGATGCTCGCGCGCTACGTCGCGCTCGCGGCCGCCGATGCGCTGACGCTCCGCCCGGTCGCGTCCGGGGCGATCTGGTATGTGATCGCGGGCGCGGGCGACATGAGCGTCGGGGGCGAGCGGTTCGCCTTCGCGGCCGGCGACGTCATGCTGACGCCGGGCGGCGTCGAGACGGTGCTCGCCGGCGGATCGTCGGGCGCGCTCCTCTGGCTCGTGACCGACGAGCCGCTCTACCGCTTTGCCGGCGCGGTGCCCGATCCACGGCAGACCAGCGTCGCGCCCGTCCACTATCCCGCCGATGAGATCGCCCGCCAGCTCCAGAAGGTCGTCGAGGCCGCGCAGAATGCGACCACCTCGGGGATCGCGCTGATCTTCTCTAGCGACACGCTCGAGGCCGGCCGCAACATCCTGCCGACCCTGACGCTGTCGCTGAACACCGTGCCGCCGGGCGAGCACCAGCGGGCGCATGAGCACAACTCCGCCGCCATCACGCTGATCCTCGCCGGCGAGGGCGCCTATTCGATGGTCGGCGGCGAGCGGTGCGACTGGTCGGAGCATGCGACGCTGGTCACGCCGGCGACGCTTCCGCACTCGCACCACAATCCGGGCGAGGCGAGGGCGGCGTTCCTGATCGTCCAGGACGGCGGCCTTCACTACCGCGCCCGCACGATGGGCTTCCGTTTCCTCGAACCCTCCGGACAGAATACATGA
- a CDS encoding LLM class flavin-dependent oxidoreductase — translation MTASSAPRRQMHLGLFILGTGSHVAGWRYPNAFDRFESIDQVRRIAEIAERGKFDLIFMGDNLYADPAAHPSYTSRLEPLTMLAAIAMTTSRIGLGATASTTYGDPFSTARAFASLDHISAGRAAWNAVTTANPVSAANFGRNHPDHSLRYEIAEEFVSTVKGLWDCWDEGAIVADRETGVYIDPAKVHALDHDGTYFQVKGPLNISRSPQGQPVVLQAGGSAPGQRLAARTADVVFSVVQDMGEAQKQYAALKALLPPFGRRPEDVTMLPGVMPVVGRTAREAFDKLATLQSFVSETNALALLSDRFGTDMSGYDLDGPVPEIATSDSYHSFSSVMLAKARRENMSLRDVYNLMAAARGHWVLCGSAVEVADTLQTWFEARAADGFNIMPPYFPDGFDDFVDLVVPILQERGLFRADYTGTTLRDHLGLSRPAPARNGSTVSV, via the coding sequence ATGACCGCCAGCAGTGCGCCGCGGCGCCAGATGCATCTCGGCCTCTTCATCCTCGGCACGGGCAGCCATGTCGCCGGCTGGCGCTATCCGAATGCGTTCGATCGCTTCGAGAGCATCGATCAGGTGCGCCGGATCGCGGAGATCGCCGAGCGCGGCAAGTTCGACCTCATCTTCATGGGCGACAATCTCTACGCCGATCCCGCCGCGCATCCGTCCTACACGTCGCGGCTCGAGCCGCTGACGATGCTCGCCGCGATCGCGATGACCACGTCGCGGATCGGCCTCGGCGCGACCGCCTCGACGACCTATGGCGATCCGTTCTCGACCGCGCGCGCCTTCGCCTCGCTCGATCACATCAGCGCCGGCCGCGCGGCCTGGAACGCGGTGACGACGGCCAATCCGGTCTCGGCCGCCAATTTCGGCCGCAACCATCCCGATCACAGCCTGCGCTACGAGATCGCCGAGGAATTCGTCTCGACGGTCAAGGGCCTGTGGGACTGCTGGGACGAGGGGGCGATCGTCGCCGACCGCGAGACGGGCGTCTATATCGACCCGGCGAAGGTGCATGCCCTCGACCACGACGGCACCTATTTTCAGGTCAAGGGACCGCTCAACATCTCGCGCTCGCCGCAGGGCCAGCCGGTCGTGCTGCAGGCGGGCGGCTCGGCGCCAGGGCAGCGGCTCGCGGCGCGCACCGCCGACGTCGTCTTCTCCGTCGTGCAGGACATGGGCGAGGCGCAGAAGCAGTATGCGGCGCTGAAGGCGCTGCTGCCCCCGTTCGGGCGGCGCCCCGAGGACGTGACCATGCTGCCGGGCGTCATGCCGGTGGTCGGGCGCACCGCGCGCGAGGCCTTCGACAAGCTCGCGACCTTGCAGAGCTTCGTCTCCGAGACCAACGCGCTGGCGCTGCTCTCCGACCGCTTCGGTACCGACATGAGCGGCTACGATCTCGATGGACCGGTGCCCGAGATCGCGACCTCCGACAGCTATCACTCGTTCTCGAGTGTTATGCTCGCCAAGGCGCGGCGCGAGAACATGAGCCTGCGCGATGTCTACAATCTGATGGCGGCCGCGCGCGGACACTGGGTGTTGTGCGGTTCGGCCGTCGAGGTCGCCGACACGCTGCAGACCTGGTTCGAGGCCCGCGCCGCCGACGGCTTCAACATCATGCCGCCCTACTTCCCCGACGGCTTCGACGATTTCGTCGATCTGGTCGTGCCGATCCTGCAGGAGCGCGGCCTGTTCCGGGCCGACTACACGGGCACGACGCTGCGCGACCATCTCGGCCTCTCCCGCCCCGCCCCTGCGCGGAACGGGTCGACCGTCTCCGTCTGA
- a CDS encoding ABC transporter ATP-binding protein, producing MAEPSTAADHRPAHLQLVNVWKRFGPPERQTVAVRNIDLSIRPGEFVTLIGPSGCGKSTLFNMIAGLVAPDDDGSILLSNQVQQDYGLLGKVAFMPQRDLLFPWRTVIDNATLALEVEGVPRKAARARAAALFPEFGLEGFEDHYPHQLSGGMRQRVAMMRTFLFERDLVLLDEPFGALDALTRAMMQRWLLDVWARHRRTVIFITHDIDEAIFLGDKVVVMTARPGTVKCEERIDLPRPRAASVTTTPAFIELKRKLLAVLEEESLKTFTGAMPGAGSLPTAGALPA from the coding sequence ATGGCAGAACCCTCCACTGCGGCCGACCATCGGCCCGCCCACCTGCAGCTCGTCAATGTCTGGAAGCGCTTCGGTCCGCCGGAGCGTCAGACGGTGGCGGTGCGCAACATCGACTTGTCGATCCGTCCGGGCGAATTCGTCACCCTGATCGGCCCATCCGGATGCGGCAAGTCGACCCTCTTCAACATGATCGCCGGGCTCGTCGCCCCCGATGACGACGGCTCCATTCTGCTCTCCAATCAGGTGCAGCAGGATTACGGCCTGCTCGGCAAGGTCGCCTTCATGCCGCAGCGCGACCTGCTGTTCCCCTGGCGCACGGTCATCGACAACGCGACGCTGGCCCTGGAAGTCGAGGGCGTGCCGCGCAAGGCCGCCCGCGCCCGTGCCGCCGCGCTGTTCCCCGAATTCGGCCTCGAAGGCTTCGAGGACCATTATCCGCACCAGCTGTCCGGCGGCATGCGCCAGCGCGTCGCCATGATGCGCACCTTCCTGTTCGAGCGCGACCTCGTGTTGCTCGACGAACCGTTCGGCGCGCTCGACGCGCTGACCCGCGCCATGATGCAGCGCTGGCTTCTGGACGTCTGGGCGAGGCATCGCCGGACGGTGATCTTCATCACCCACGACATCGACGAGGCGATCTTCCTCGGCGACAAGGTCGTCGTCATGACGGCGCGGCCCGGCACGGTCAAATGCGAGGAACGCATCGACCTGCCGCGCCCGCGTGCCGCCTCGGTGACGACGACGCCCGCGTTCATCGAGCTGAAGCGCAAGCTCCTCGCCGTCCTCGAGGAGGAGAGCCTCAAGACCTTCACCGGGGCCATGCCGGGCGCGGGATCGCTGCCGACCGCGGGAGCCCTGCCCGCATGA
- a CDS encoding flavin reductase, translated as MSRHDVVSAVSAAPLETVPAALYRDGMARLGAAVNIVTSDGPAGRAGFTATAVCSVTDTPATLIVCINQLSSAFHAVKTNGVVAVNVLSSGQQPLADRFGGRTPMEERFAGATWQSGATGAPFLVDAAAVFECRITGRAEVGSHHVLFCAVMAVHLSEQSTGLAYFARGYHPLTAR; from the coding sequence GTGAGCAGGCATGACGTGGTATCGGCCGTGAGTGCGGCGCCGTTGGAGACCGTACCGGCCGCGCTCTACCGGGACGGCATGGCGCGCCTCGGCGCGGCGGTGAACATTGTGACGTCGGACGGCCCGGCGGGGCGTGCCGGCTTCACGGCGACCGCGGTCTGCAGCGTGACCGACACGCCGGCGACGCTCATCGTGTGCATCAACCAGCTCAGTTCGGCCTTCCATGCCGTCAAGACCAACGGCGTCGTCGCGGTCAACGTGCTTTCGTCCGGCCAGCAGCCGCTCGCCGACCGCTTCGGCGGCAGGACGCCAATGGAAGAACGCTTTGCCGGCGCGACATGGCAGAGCGGCGCAACCGGCGCGCCCTTCCTGGTTGACGCGGCGGCGGTGTTCGAATGCCGCATCACCGGGCGGGCGGAGGTCGGATCGCATCATGTGCTCTTCTGCGCCGTGATGGCAGTCCATCTGTCGGAGCAGTCGACGGGCCTCGCCTATTTTGCGCGCGGCTATCATCCATTGACGGCCAGGTGA
- a CDS encoding SDR family oxidoreductase has protein sequence MDLRLDGKTVLITGASQGIGAGLAKAFAEEGCHLHLTARNVDNLTAVKSEIAERFPAVTVTLHPCDLTRPGACEELAEAVGDVDILVNNAGVIPSGTLFDVDEAKWRAGWELKVFGYINLCRLYYPRMKAAGGGVIINNIGNGGEISDPRYIAGAVGNASLMAFTRALGGSSLDDNIRVVGVNPGPVDTDRIYNMLKKRASDLYGDPSRYRELAATYPLGRAAHVHEITDLIVFLASFRSGYTTGTILTVDGGIASRRSIV, from the coding sequence ATGGATCTTCGTCTCGACGGCAAGACCGTCCTCATCACCGGTGCCTCGCAGGGCATCGGCGCGGGCCTCGCGAAAGCCTTCGCCGAGGAAGGCTGCCATCTGCATCTGACGGCGCGCAACGTCGACAACCTCACAGCGGTGAAAAGCGAGATCGCCGAGCGCTTTCCGGCCGTCACCGTCACGCTGCACCCTTGCGACCTGACCCGGCCGGGCGCCTGCGAAGAACTCGCGGAAGCGGTCGGCGACGTCGACATCCTGGTCAACAACGCGGGCGTCATTCCATCCGGCACGCTGTTCGATGTCGACGAGGCCAAGTGGCGCGCGGGCTGGGAGCTGAAGGTGTTCGGCTACATCAACCTGTGCCGGCTCTACTATCCGCGCATGAAGGCGGCCGGCGGCGGCGTCATCATCAACAACATCGGCAACGGCGGCGAAATCTCCGATCCGCGCTACATCGCCGGCGCGGTCGGCAATGCGAGCCTCATGGCCTTCACCCGGGCGCTCGGCGGCTCGAGCCTCGACGACAACATCCGCGTGGTCGGGGTCAATCCGGGGCCCGTCGACACCGACCGCATCTACAACATGCTGAAGAAGCGGGCGAGCGACCTCTACGGCGACCCGTCCCGCTACAGGGAGCTCGCCGCGACCTATCCGCTCGGCCGCGCCGCCCATGTCCACGAGATCACCGACCTGATCGTCTTCCTCGCCTCGTTCCGCTCGGGCTACACGACCGGCACGATCCTCACCGTCGACGGCGGCATCGCCTCGCGCCGCTCGATCGTCTGA
- a CDS encoding ABC transporter substrate-binding protein, with product MAFAFVRTLTGAAAALAFGLIASSAAIAGEKVSIRLKWVAQAQFAGIYVAKAKGFYADAGLDATINPGGPNINVETLVASGADTFGIASGTEGMLYAREKGLPLVCVGMSQQMTPFAFVTYDNSGIKSVKDFKGKKVAVWFTGVQYTLYSVLAHEGLSQKDAQIVAQPFSMQPFIDKQYDVATVTLYNELNTLKEQGINNIKLFMPDDSGVTTQQDALVTSEKMIKEKPAQVQAFVSATLKGWKYAFEHKAEAVDIVMAAGSGLDRKHQELMLDEIQRIMTAKLGSAEGLGAIDMKAIGDVQDSLLKFEALKKPVDLKAAFDASFWAKVPAADKKL from the coding sequence ATGGCCTTCGCATTCGTTCGTACGCTGACGGGCGCAGCCGCCGCCCTGGCCTTCGGCCTCATCGCCTCGTCCGCCGCTATCGCCGGCGAAAAGGTCTCCATCCGCCTGAAGTGGGTCGCGCAGGCCCAGTTCGCCGGCATCTACGTCGCGAAGGCCAAGGGCTTCTATGCCGACGCCGGCCTCGACGCGACGATCAACCCGGGCGGCCCCAACATCAACGTCGAGACGCTCGTCGCCTCCGGCGCCGACACGTTCGGCATCGCGAGCGGCACCGAGGGCATGCTCTATGCCCGCGAGAAGGGCCTGCCGCTCGTATGCGTCGGCATGTCCCAGCAGATGACGCCCTTCGCCTTCGTCACCTACGACAATTCCGGCATCAAGTCGGTCAAGGACTTCAAGGGCAAGAAGGTCGCCGTCTGGTTCACCGGCGTGCAGTACACGCTCTATTCGGTGCTCGCGCACGAAGGTCTGAGCCAGAAGGACGCCCAGATCGTCGCGCAGCCCTTCTCGATGCAGCCCTTCATCGACAAGCAGTACGACGTCGCCACCGTGACGCTCTACAACGAGCTGAACACGCTGAAGGAACAGGGCATCAACAACATCAAGCTGTTCATGCCCGACGATTCCGGCGTGACCACCCAGCAGGATGCGCTCGTCACCTCCGAGAAGATGATCAAGGAGAAGCCGGCGCAGGTTCAGGCCTTCGTCTCCGCGACGCTGAAGGGCTGGAAATACGCCTTCGAGCACAAGGCCGAGGCCGTCGACATCGTCATGGCCGCCGGCTCCGGTCTCGACCGCAAGCACCAGGAGCTCATGCTCGACGAGATCCAGCGCATCATGACCGCCAAGCTCGGCAGCGCCGAAGGTCTCGGCGCGATCGACATGAAGGCGATCGGCGATGTGCAGGACAGCCTGCTCAAGTTCGAGGCGCTGAAGAAGCCCGTCGACCTGAAGGCCGCCTTCGACGCCTCCTTCTGGGCGAAGGTTCCGGCGGCGGACAAGAAGCTCTGA